In Coffea arabica cultivar ET-39 chromosome 9e, Coffea Arabica ET-39 HiFi, whole genome shotgun sequence, the genomic window TGTAAAGTAAGCTACAAAAGCTTGAACGCACATTTCAAACACAATGAAGCAAATTCTataaaacttgaaggaaataaaGCTAAACAAGGTTACATAGATAAGTTGGAACTCATTAAACTACATATTCCTCTCTGTGAGATTGGCAATGTGCATTAACCTTGAGGTGCAGACCTATTACTATTCATATTCAACTTCTAAATATAATGTCTAATTAGGCTCATATTGAGTAAGGCATTCTACAACTGTTCGTGATTAGAATTTGCAATCTGTGCCAGTTGTAGACTGGCACATGTCTGTTCTTGAATTCACTAACAATATGATGCAGCAGGTAACCAATTCAAGGGAAACAAAAGTtcaagattttggaaaatttgacgtAAGCTCTATCATAGCTCATCTTCAGAATCAACCTCCTGGGAATGTGACATGGGAAAACCAACAAAGTTGATTAAAGGTTATCAGGGAAAACCAAGGGAAAAACTTGATTAGGCAGCTGAATTTAAAACAACAAACTCAGAAGTTCTACACAATAAACTTATCAGAAATGGCAATTACTGTAATCAcgaaaaaactgaaaaatttaaATGCACAGCCAGAACTAAAAAGCACAGATATATAGAAGGGGAACCCTAAAAGGGTCTAACTAAAACTCTACCCTGAAAAAGAAATCACCATAAAAGGGAACGCAATAAAAAAGAGGAATCCTGAACCcaaaagtaaaggaaaaatACAGTAAAGACCTAAAATAGCTTAAAAACCTAGTGCTGCAATAACTAACAGAATAGTACCCACGAACAATAAGACTGGGTTTGAGGAAAACTCGCCCTTGACCTCATTTTGCATTGCACCACCAAAAAGTCAGCCTATCAAGCTAATCTATTCAACCCAGCAACAACATACAATATTCAATCTATAGAATCATCTCTAGCATCCAAAAATTTTCAAGCTTGCAGATAAAACTTACACTTCAAGCTCTGTTTGTTCTTAACGCAATCAAATGGAGTTCCAATCAAGCCtctccaatttttcttttttttgctcTCTTCCTGTATCAACCATTCAAAGTTGAGCCCCATAAACACAAGGATGCAGCAACTAAATTGGAAGTAAGATGACTGAGAAGAGATTTTGTCAACATCATGTTGGCTTGCATTTCACCAAATTTAGTTGTATCCCATGTTGTTGGGGCTTCTTTACATCATTATAGGCATAAAGTAAATATCTTTTTCTTAATTCTAGGTCAATCTAACAAATGGCAGGAACATCTAGTAACTTGCTGCTGTCTAGAGATAAGAGTTCCCACTTGAAGTTCTAAAGACGTAGATAGATAGCTGAGAAGAATGTCATTAAGTTCATGTGGGTGAACATCACAACAGGTGGCATAATTGCTGCATTCCTGAACCATCCATTCATGACGCATGGGGATAGTTCTCCGTCCTACCTTCTCATATGTCCAAAACtttatcattgccttgctcttAACATGAGGTTCCATGGCTTCTAAATGCTTCACTCTGCCCATCTGATGCAATATGCACCCAATACATCCTTCAATCTCCTTGAGCCTAAGCTGCTCAAAGATCTACCAAGTTGTGGAACATCCACTTTAATGCCAATTCACGCAGGTAATAGCAagaaaaatccagaaaataATTTCATTCATGATCAAGCTCATATTTTGGAAAACCAAGAGATAACCTTGATTATGGGGTTGACTTTAACCATTAATTAGAATATCCAGGCAAAAAGCCATTAATCACAAAAAACCAAAGGGTCAATTACATTCACACCCATTGTGGTTTGACCAAACAACAACTCCACCTCCTAAGGTCTAAAAAATATCAGTTATCCCCTTTGACTTAACTGATGCCAAACGGTGTTAAATTACTCATTTTGGGACTAAAATGCACTGAACTaaaaccaataaaaaaaataatgacaactaaaaaattaaaaattaaaagaagcACCAAAACCCATCTttacagaaaaggaaaaaatgactATGCGACTTCATTTTTTGCATCTTTCATCAGATTCACATTGTATCACAGAAATCTTCAATCTCCATCAGAAGCCCTATTCCAAAAGTCCCACCAACAACCTCCCTCCTTAGAGCCACCATGAAATCCTTCCTACGCAGTGGTGAAACCTCCACCAAATACTAATATACCTATTAAATCCTTGACCTTCTCTTCCCTTGGGACCACCAAACCCACCCCAAGAGTTCAAGTTAAATGAAGATCAGAATGAGAAAATCAATCAAATGCACACTTTGCTTGCTTCCAAAATCCTAAATTCACAGCAACCACCCTTGCCATCTCCAATCAGCAATCAAACATCAAAAACACGAGCCTGAGTGATCCGCAATTAAACTCTGAATATCAAGGTAACCAAATATccaaaactccaaatcattatACTCGAATATCACCATAAACCCAGGTAACCAAAATATCCAAATCATCTATCTCCTCGTGAACAATATAAGGACAAATTCCTCAATAAGAACTGCACCATAAAATTCCACCTCTTTCTTTGATGTTCTAGATGGAGAAGTAATATTTAAGGTGGATCGTTGTGGAATTTAACAGTACTTCCCAGTGATTTTGGGGTTAAGGAGGGTGATAGATGCCTATGGATCA contains:
- the LOC113709416 gene encoding uncharacterized protein isoform X1 codes for the protein MGELQQLYYLPPPPLPPPTAPPPTPPPPLSSHDERSPSASHQEPPPPPRFDPSRMVGIIRRKALIKDLAAVYHAECLTYCQELLELQSKLEEIFEQLRLKEIEGCIGCILHQMGRVKHLEAMEPHVKSKAMIKFWTYEKVGRRTIPMRHEWMVQECSNYATCCDVHPHELNDILLSYLSTSLELQVGTLISRQQQVTRCSCHLLD